The genomic segment ACCGCGTGCGTCAGCTGACCGGCGCCTTCGATTCCAATATCGAACGCCTGGAATACCAGAGCAAATACACCGCGCTGTACCCGATCAAGGTCAACCAGCAAGAAGCGGTGATCGAGAACATCATCGCCACCCAGGATGTTTCCATCGGTCTGGAAGCCGGCTCCAAGCCTGAGCTGCTGGCCGTACTGGCCCTGGCACCGAAGGGCGGCACCATCGTCTGTAACGGTTACAAGGACCGCGAGTTCATCCGTCTGGCGCTGATGGGCCAGAAGCTTGGTCACAACGTGTTCATCGTGATCGAGAAAGAATCCGAAGTCGGCCTGGTCATCGAAGAAGCGGCATCGCTGAAGGTCAAGCCACAGGTCGGCCTGCGCGTGCGTCTGTCGTCCCTGGCCTCCTCCAAGTGGGCAGACACCGGTGGCGAGAAATCCAAGTTCGGTCTGTCGGCGGCTCAACTGCTGTCGGTGGTCGAGCGTTTCCGCGCGGCGGGCCTGGATCAGGGCATCCGCCTGCTGCACTTCCACATGGGCTCGCAGATCGCCAACCTGGCGGACTACCAGCACGGCTTCAAGGAAGCGATCCGCTACTACGGCGAACTGCGCAACCTCGGCCTGCCGGTGGATCACATCGACGTCGGTGGCGGCCTGGGCGTGGATTACGACGGTACGCACTCGCGTAACGCCAGTTCGATCAACTACGACATGGACGATTACGCCGGTGTCGTGGTCGGGATGCTCAAGGAGTTCTGCGACGCGCAGAACTTGCCGCACCCGAACATCTTCTCCGAAAGCGGCCGGTCCCTGACCGCTCACCACGCCATGCTGGTGGTGCAAGTCACTGACGTCGAGAAACACAACGACGACGTGCCACAGATCGAGAACAAGGAAGAGCTGCCGGAAACCGTGCAGTGGCTGGTGGACCTGCTGGGTCCGACCGACATCGAGATGGTCACCGAAACCTACTGGCGCGCCACGCACTACATGAGCGATATCGCTAGCCAGTACGCCGATGGCAAGCTGACCCTGGCGGAAAAGGCGCTGGCCGAGCAATGCTACTTCGCCGTCTGCCGTCGCCTGCACAACTCGTTGAAGGCCCGTCAGCGTTCGCACCGTCAGGTGCTCGACGAACTCAACGACAAGCTCGCCGACAAGTACATCTGCAACTTCTCGGTGTTCCAGAGCCTGCCGGACACCTGGGCCATCGGCCAGGTGCTGCCGATCCTGCCGCTGCACCGTCTCGACGAAGAGCCGATGCGCCGTGCGGTGCTGCAAGACCTGACCTGCGATTCCGACGGCAAGATCAAGCAGTACGTCGACGAGCAGAGCATCGAGACCAGCCTGCCGGTCCATGGTCTGAACGAGGGCGAAGACTATCTGCTGGGGATTTTCCTGGTCGGCGCCTATCAGGAAATTCTCGGCGACATGCACAACCTGTTTGGTGACACCGATTCGGTGAACATCTACCAGAACGCCGACGGCAGCGTGTACCACGCCGGTATCGAAACCCACGACACCATCGAAGACATGCTGCGTTACGTGCACTTGTCGCCCGAAGAGCTGATGACCCACTACCGTGACAAGTGCGCCAGTGCCCGTATCACTGCCGCCGAGCGCACCCAGTTCCTCGACGCTTTGCGCCTGGGCCTGACCCGTTCGTCTTACCTGTCTTCCTGAGATAGGCACTGCTCCCATCAGGTTGTCTGAAAATGTCCCTTGTGCTGAGGGAAATTTCAGATGATCTGGTGCGGCGCTTCTCCCTTTTTCCGCGAAATAAATGACATCACGGTCTATCAAAGTGATTTGGTCTTCTTTTCGCGTAGGTCATTTCCTAATTTGTACTTCGGCACTCTACTCGGCCATGTCTCTCGGCGAGAATCCCCGGCCCGCCCTTCTGTAGAGAATCGCCGATGTTCGATCCAGTCAACGAGCCGTCATTTCGTCTGGATGTAGCGGGCCTGCCCGACGCCTTTGAAGTCCTGGCCTTTACCGGCACAGACGCCATCAGCGAGCCCTTCGTGTTCGACGTCGATCTGCTGATCTACGATCCGGCACTGGACCTTGCCAGCCTGCTTTATCGCCCGGTGTTCTTGCAGTTCGACTTCGCAGGCAGCGGTGTTCATGGACAACTCCACCAACTGGTGCAGCGAGAGCACGGCACCACGTCCAGGTTTTGTCGCGTGCGGGTGGGGCCGAAACTGGCCTGTCTGGCCCAGCGCTTCAGCCAACGCATTTTCAGCGCCCGTTCGGTGCCGCA from the Pseudomonas sp. N3-W genome contains:
- the speA gene encoding arginine decarboxylase, whose amino-acid sequence is MSVRRTRKDDGSQWTVADSRSVYGIRHWGAGYFAINDAGRVEVRPNGPTSSPIDLFEQVDQLRKSGLSLPLLVRFPDILQDRVRQLTGAFDSNIERLEYQSKYTALYPIKVNQQEAVIENIIATQDVSIGLEAGSKPELLAVLALAPKGGTIVCNGYKDREFIRLALMGQKLGHNVFIVIEKESEVGLVIEEAASLKVKPQVGLRVRLSSLASSKWADTGGEKSKFGLSAAQLLSVVERFRAAGLDQGIRLLHFHMGSQIANLADYQHGFKEAIRYYGELRNLGLPVDHIDVGGGLGVDYDGTHSRNASSINYDMDDYAGVVVGMLKEFCDAQNLPHPNIFSESGRSLTAHHAMLVVQVTDVEKHNDDVPQIENKEELPETVQWLVDLLGPTDIEMVTETYWRATHYMSDIASQYADGKLTLAEKALAEQCYFAVCRRLHNSLKARQRSHRQVLDELNDKLADKYICNFSVFQSLPDTWAIGQVLPILPLHRLDEEPMRRAVLQDLTCDSDGKIKQYVDEQSIETSLPVHGLNEGEDYLLGIFLVGAYQEILGDMHNLFGDTDSVNIYQNADGSVYHAGIETHDTIEDMLRYVHLSPEELMTHYRDKCASARITAAERTQFLDALRLGLTRSSYLSS